CGCAGACGCCATGCGTCTTGTCTACCGAGAATTTGGCACCGACCCTGATATTGCAGCTCTGTTTGCCGATGCCCTTATGTGCATGACGCCCCGTGGTCTGTGGGATCTGGATACCGGACAGCCCACCGGTCCGCACACGGTTGAAGCTCGGGaggtggttgagaggggACTGGCATCAGTTGGTCGGTTGCACCCAGCGCTCTGCCACCTGCATATCCACATCATGGAGATGTCCGCGACTCCGGAACTTGCCCTGCCGTCTGCCGATCGACTGCGCCACCTGGTCCCAGATGGATCACACATGTTGCATATGCCAACACATATCGACGCTGCGGTTGGCGACTACCGCCGCTCGATTGATTCAAACAACGAGGCAATTTTGGCAGATGATAGGTACTTTGGCCGGGAAAGCGGTACAATATTCTATCTTTGGTACCGTGTCCACTACATATGTGCGAAGCTCTATGCGGCTATGATGTGTGGTCGCTTTACGGACGCGATATCAGCCGCGGAAAAGCTAGAGCAAGTTATCAGCGATGACCTGCTCAGCATCACCAGCCCGCCTGTGGCGGACTCTATTGAGAGCTTCCTCGCAAGTAAAGCGCACGTCCTCATTCGCTTTGGGCGGTGGGAGGAGATCCTTCGCCTTGGATTGCCCGCCAATCGCCAGGTCAAGTGCGTAACCACAGCGATCATACTATATGCCCGTGGGCTTGCCTACAGTGCGCTTGGTCAAATCGACCGGGCAGAATCTGCGCAGCAAGAGTTTGAACTCGCACGCGCTGCTGTCCCTGAATCCCGTCTAAACAGCATACCCTGCAAGCAGGTCGACGTGCTAAAGGTCGCGTCGGCAATGTTGCACGGCGAGCTGGAATACCGCAAAGGAAATTACGATGTCGCCTTTGCGTCTTTGCGAGAGGCTATCCGGCACGAAGACGCGTTGCCCTACTGTGATCCTCCCGCTTGGATGCAGCCAGTCCGTCATGCACTGGGCGGCCTGCTTCTAGAGCAGAATCGGGTGGAAGAAGCCGAGGTGTTGTTCAGGGAGGATCTCGGATTCGCCATTGGGTTTCCTCGCCGCAGAGCAAAGCTCAATAACGTATGGGGCCTCTACGGGCTGCACGAGTGTCTTACGCGCCTTGGTAAGACTGACGAACTTCGCTTCGTTGAGTCCGCGCatgctgttgcggttgcTACTGCTGACGTTCGCATCATCGCTTCATGTTATTGTCGTTTATCCGCAGTGGACCAAGGTGAGCACTGCTCGGAGAAGCCTGGATGTTGCTCTTAgatattataagaatatactcTAGCCTCGACCTGGGTGAGATTGGGGAGAGATTCACACCACTGTACCTAAGCAGCTGCTGTTGATAGAGTACGGTAGCTCTTGGCCTTGTCCTCTAAGATTGGTTAATTGAGTAGGTATTCCTGAGAAAAGAGATCTCAAGTTGAAACTCCCAGATTCCATTTTCAGGCAAATGCTTAAAAATCAAAAACAAAGCCTTTCATCTCAAGTTGACACTCCCAACGATGCATCAGCCGCCCTCCAGCCGTCCAGCAAAGCGCCGTGAACCATTGCAAAATGATCTCGCGAGCAGTGT
Above is a window of Aspergillus puulaauensis MK2 DNA, chromosome 2, nearly complete sequence DNA encoding:
- a CDS encoding uncharacterized protein (COG:S;~EggNog:ENOG410Q2Y5;~InterPro:IPR013105,IPR011990,IPR019734;~PFAM:PF07719;~go_function: GO:0005515 - protein binding [Evidence IEA]) → MYFNLGQHSRPVTTSSEEAQLWCNRGLVWAYSFNVGEAERCFERAAKYDPNCAMAFWGVAYSAGPNYNKAWRYFDAKDLRDSIQRANDAIRCGAEVSEQATPVEQGLLKAIAARFPPADNIPKDLSPFDRAYADAMRLVYREFGTDPDIAALFADALMCMTPRGLWDLDTGQPTGPHTVEAREVVERGLASVGRLHPALCHLHIHIMEMSATPELALPSADRLRHLVPDGSHMLHMPTHIDAAVGDYRRSIDSNNEAILADDRYFGRESGTIFYLWYRVHYICAKLYAAMMCGRFTDAISAAEKLEQVISDDLLSITSPPVADSIESFLASKAHVLIRFGRWEEILRLGLPANRQVKCVTTAIILYARGLAYSALGQIDRAESAQQEFELARAAVPESRLNSIPCKQVDVLKVASAMLHGELEYRKGNYDVAFASLREAIRHEDALPYCDPPAWMQPVRHALGGLLLEQNRVEEAEVLFREDLGFAIGFPRRRAKLNNVWGLYGLHECLTRLGKTDELRFVESAHAVAVATADVRIIASCYCRLSAVDQGEHCSEKPGCCS